One genomic window of Corynebacterium diphtheriae includes the following:
- a CDS encoding TetR/AcrR family transcriptional regulator, with the protein MVRQRMSGIQRREQLIAIGREVFAERGFDGASMEEIAARAGVSKPVVYEHFGGKEGLYAVIVDREMVKLQSVITDSMQTGRSRARIEQAVVALLTYVEEETDAFQILVRDMKAGQDHSYSTLLNDAVEQVSHILGQAFERSGLNPKNATLYAQALVGMVSMTAQWWLDRRKEPNAATKEQVAAHIVNLCWNGLAGMEANPQLSNIDSPPETLGAH; encoded by the coding sequence ATGGTTCGACAGCGGATGAGTGGCATTCAGCGCCGTGAGCAATTGATCGCGATTGGTCGCGAGGTATTTGCTGAGCGTGGTTTTGATGGTGCAAGCATGGAGGAAATCGCAGCTCGCGCTGGGGTATCCAAGCCTGTGGTGTACGAGCACTTTGGCGGCAAAGAGGGTTTATATGCCGTGATTGTGGATCGTGAGATGGTGAAACTCCAATCGGTCATCACCGATTCCATGCAGACGGGGCGTTCACGTGCTCGCATTGAGCAAGCGGTGGTCGCGTTGTTGACGTATGTTGAGGAAGAAACGGATGCGTTTCAGATCTTGGTGCGGGACATGAAAGCAGGTCAAGATCATAGCTATTCCACCTTGCTTAACGACGCAGTCGAGCAGGTTTCTCATATCCTCGGTCAAGCATTTGAGCGTTCTGGATTAAATCCGAAGAATGCGACGTTGTATGCCCAAGCGCTGGTGGGCATGGTTTCTATGACTGCGCAGTGGTGGTTGGACCGTCGTAAAGAACCCAATGCGGCGACGAAAGAGCAGGTCGCTGCTCACATCGTAAATCTGTGCTGGAACGGGCTTGCCGGAATGGAAGCAAACCCGCAGTTGTCTAACATTGATAGTCCTCCAGAGACGTTGGGCGCCCACTAA
- a CDS encoding ABC transporter ATP-binding protein — MATGTESALLQPASIREIGAFLATLPSRPRLTWWALLIGNFAVALTAMVVTSSAIGALVDIINGIERFPFGTGQRAFWLMIVVIATGLFLDTVGRAYGQYIVSSRARLLSVDVRRSCLVSALRAPIPDIVALGTGNVITRLTKDIDEAVRIANMIGVRLIITCLMFPFTFVALGLIHWGFVVAFIVVMLAIYPFAKANLALLPTATNSFSDAEAQRNNLLLDTIKGLPTLRALGLRDWATRRLEHTSWQTVIKAADRMPLVTRLLRHGTIAYTSIVVVCFCIATWLTHNGHITFGQATAAITLVSRMEMHVFNVMFFSGDIQNALTSLGRAVRLATLNQQHTKPTPADLRTPPTVSVRDLTFAYPSGATVFNSINLTLAAGTTTALVGASGAGKSTLAGIIAGLQRPTSGHVYIGDHATDTIDDAWTSRHVALISQEVHIFAGTLRDDLSMAKPEASDADILDALAEVGLHPQSAMWQRWLPHGLDTMVGAGAAELAPEIQQQISLARIILLQPPVLIMDEATAEAGSENARQLEAAATAVARGRTSLIVAHRLDQAQLADRIIVMDNGEIVEDGTHDFLLEAGGRYAELFKKWQ, encoded by the coding sequence ATGGCTACGGGTACTGAGTCTGCGCTGCTGCAGCCGGCGTCGATACGCGAAATCGGTGCCTTTTTGGCTACCTTGCCGTCTCGTCCGAGGTTGACATGGTGGGCGTTGCTTATAGGTAATTTTGCGGTAGCGCTAACGGCCATGGTGGTGACGTCGTCTGCTATCGGTGCGCTTGTCGACATCATCAATGGGATTGAACGTTTCCCATTCGGAACAGGGCAGCGCGCCTTTTGGCTGATGATAGTCGTTATCGCTACGGGATTGTTCCTCGATACGGTCGGTCGTGCTTATGGCCAATATATCGTGAGCTCGCGAGCCCGACTGTTGAGCGTAGATGTTCGTCGCTCATGCTTGGTATCGGCTCTGCGCGCGCCTATCCCCGACATTGTCGCGCTGGGAACCGGAAACGTGATTACTCGGTTGACCAAAGACATTGACGAGGCAGTGCGTATCGCAAATATGATCGGCGTGCGCCTTATTATCACCTGCCTTATGTTCCCTTTTACGTTTGTGGCGTTAGGGCTCATCCACTGGGGCTTTGTGGTGGCATTCATCGTTGTCATGCTGGCGATCTACCCCTTCGCCAAAGCAAACCTCGCGCTTCTTCCTACAGCAACCAACAGCTTTTCTGATGCTGAGGCGCAACGCAACAACTTGCTTTTAGACACCATCAAAGGGCTCCCCACGCTGCGTGCGTTGGGACTACGCGACTGGGCTACACGGCGTTTAGAACACACCTCGTGGCAAACAGTAATCAAAGCTGCTGACCGCATGCCGCTAGTAACACGATTGCTACGACACGGCACTATCGCCTATACCTCGATTGTGGTGGTGTGCTTTTGCATCGCAACGTGGCTAACCCACAATGGCCACATCACCTTTGGTCAAGCAACCGCGGCCATCACATTGGTGTCACGCATGGAAATGCACGTGTTTAACGTGATGTTTTTCTCCGGTGACATTCAAAACGCTTTGACCAGCCTCGGTCGTGCGGTCCGCCTTGCTACCTTGAACCAACAACACACCAAACCCACCCCAGCGGATCTTCGCACCCCGCCGACGGTAAGCGTTCGTGATCTCACCTTTGCATACCCCAGTGGTGCGACCGTGTTTAATTCCATCAACCTCACCTTGGCTGCCGGAACGACCACGGCACTCGTTGGGGCATCTGGTGCCGGAAAATCCACACTAGCTGGAATTATCGCAGGGCTTCAGCGTCCCACTAGTGGGCACGTCTATATCGGCGATCACGCAACCGACACTATCGACGACGCCTGGACCTCGCGACACGTGGCACTTATTAGTCAAGAAGTACATATCTTCGCCGGTACGCTTCGCGACGACCTCTCGATGGCCAAACCCGAAGCAAGTGATGCAGACATCCTCGATGCTCTCGCCGAAGTCGGATTGCATCCGCAATCAGCCATGTGGCAACGCTGGCTCCCACATGGCCTCGACACCATGGTCGGCGCAGGAGCTGCAGAGCTTGCACCTGAAATCCAACAACAGATTAGTCTGGCCCGCATCATTTTGTTGCAACCTCCGGTGCTCATCATGGATGAAGCTACCGCCGAAGCAGGCAGCGAAAATGCACGGCAGCTTGAAGCCGCAGCAACAGCGGTCGCCCGAGGGCGTACCTCGCTGATCGTTGCTCACCGGTTGGACCAAGCACAGTTGGCTGATCGCATCATCGTGATGGATAACGGTGAGATTGTGGAGGACGGCACACACGACTTCCTTCTAGAGGCTGGGGGCCGTTATGCAGAGCTGTTTAAAAAATGGCAATAG
- a CDS encoding TDT family transporter produces the protein MNNNPLDSSSQPQHLPLPGPGPVWFPSVMGTGILANLLQIHAERLPGAHDLALAILIVAWALLLFLSVGFIVRVMRDPQVFTASVRAMTALPFWSTVSMGYLSVGSASTVVIPSYLPQWHDSIWVVNTWMWVFGTVVGVSTALVFAFRLIGVDRGDPTTVWGLAVVAPMVSSTTGANLAAHVPHGVVLWLQVASAACFFLSFYAGAVIFSCVYHHFWRVATIPVAASASAWIPLGMVGQSTAAAQAMALQAEHVLVQGFGQSVHQIAHTYGWIMVVVGIPMVAWACAITLRGFRKRMPFSPGWWALTFPIGTLALGATLLGAGTQIQPLVWLGAVGTLCLVGTVTLCLVASARAVLRG, from the coding sequence GTGAATAATAACCCGCTTGATTCTTCTTCTCAGCCACAACATCTTCCACTGCCTGGGCCTGGTCCCGTGTGGTTCCCCTCGGTGATGGGTACGGGCATTTTGGCGAACTTGTTGCAGATTCACGCTGAACGTCTGCCTGGTGCACATGATCTGGCTTTGGCAATCCTCATCGTGGCGTGGGCATTGCTGTTATTTTTAAGCGTTGGTTTTATTGTTCGTGTGATGCGGGATCCGCAGGTTTTTACGGCTTCGGTTCGTGCGATGACGGCGCTACCGTTTTGGTCCACAGTGTCGATGGGCTATTTGTCTGTGGGGTCGGCGTCCACAGTGGTCATTCCGTCATATTTGCCGCAGTGGCACGATTCGATTTGGGTAGTAAATACGTGGATGTGGGTGTTTGGAACTGTCGTCGGCGTATCTACGGCGCTAGTTTTTGCGTTCCGACTTATTGGAGTAGATCGTGGTGATCCCACGACTGTGTGGGGGCTGGCAGTAGTGGCGCCGATGGTGTCGTCGACTACTGGCGCTAATTTGGCTGCGCACGTTCCCCACGGGGTGGTGTTGTGGCTGCAGGTGGCCTCGGCGGCGTGTTTCTTCTTGTCGTTTTATGCGGGTGCTGTGATTTTCTCGTGTGTGTATCACCACTTTTGGCGAGTTGCTACGATCCCTGTTGCTGCTTCGGCATCAGCATGGATTCCGCTGGGCATGGTAGGCCAGTCGACTGCGGCTGCTCAGGCGATGGCGTTGCAAGCAGAACACGTCCTTGTTCAGGGGTTTGGGCAGTCGGTTCATCAGATTGCGCACACCTATGGCTGGATTATGGTTGTCGTAGGTATTCCCATGGTGGCGTGGGCGTGTGCGATTACGCTTCGCGGTTTTCGTAAGCGTATGCCGTTTAGCCCTGGTTGGTGGGCGTTGACGTTCCCCATCGGTACTTTGGCGTTGGGGGCTACGTTGCTTGGTGCGGGTACTCAGATTCAACCCTTGGTGTGGCTGGGTGCGGTGGGGACGTTGTGCCTTGTGGGGACGGTGACGTTGTGCTTGGTGGCGTCGGCACGCGCGGTGCTGCGTGGGTAG
- a CDS encoding D-isomer specific 2-hydroxyacid dehydrogenase family protein translates to MKYFMGPHVWQRTIADLEALGHQRVDTLEHAEAYINTESRPLRIPTIPDSVSFVQHCFTGVNQLIDAHVITDTGVRWANMAGGFAQPVAESALGLMLSQAHHHKAFALAGTWRVARDLDRSQQWLHSVGEPRCVVIFGAGGIAKELIRLLEPFGMHVIAVNRSGRSVAGADETFAMKDAHALWSRGDFIVNILPLTQETKGLVDRDVFAQMKPSAIFINVGRGATVVTDDLVDALQRGVIAGAGLEVVDPEPLPDSHALHSMPNCTITPHMAASDHVAELHVARIFDANAQAFTRGETMPTEVNPHLGY, encoded by the coding sequence GTGAAGTACTTTATGGGTCCACATGTATGGCAGCGCACGATTGCTGATCTTGAAGCGCTGGGGCATCAGCGCGTCGATACGCTTGAGCATGCTGAGGCTTACATCAATACGGAGTCGCGTCCGCTGCGGATCCCTACAATCCCAGATTCAGTTAGTTTTGTGCAGCATTGTTTTACAGGCGTTAATCAGCTTATCGACGCCCATGTGATCACCGATACTGGGGTTCGCTGGGCAAATATGGCTGGTGGCTTTGCACAACCGGTTGCTGAATCCGCCTTGGGGCTTATGCTTTCGCAGGCACATCACCATAAGGCTTTTGCGCTTGCAGGAACGTGGCGGGTAGCCCGCGATCTTGATCGAAGCCAGCAGTGGCTACATTCGGTAGGGGAGCCGCGTTGCGTGGTGATCTTTGGTGCGGGCGGAATCGCTAAAGAACTGATCCGTCTCTTAGAACCTTTTGGCATGCATGTGATTGCGGTGAACCGTTCTGGTCGCAGCGTGGCGGGTGCTGATGAAACCTTCGCTATGAAAGATGCGCATGCGCTCTGGTCGCGTGGGGATTTTATTGTCAATATTTTGCCGCTTACCCAAGAAACCAAAGGGCTAGTTGATCGCGATGTGTTTGCACAGATGAAGCCTTCTGCGATCTTTATCAACGTAGGCCGTGGTGCCACTGTTGTAACCGACGACCTTGTCGATGCCCTCCAACGAGGCGTTATCGCTGGTGCTGGCTTAGAAGTGGTCGACCCCGAGCCGTTACCAGATTCTCACGCGTTACACAGCATGCCGAACTGTACGATCACTCCGCATATGGCAGCTTCTGATCATGTAGCCGAACTTCATGTGGCGCGGATTTTTGATGCGAATGCCCAAGCTTTTACCCGTGGGGAAACGATGCCAACGGAGGTGAATCCGCACTTAGGTTATTAG
- a CDS encoding ABC transporter transmembrane domain-containing protein: MVTWSWLAPATPSVSRDCLPPRGWGSGPKAAWSILWMYPWVSIYTVAVMIASSLASVGVSAVIGRAVDGTLGSGTLADALAPMAGVAAFLWMVYLCQSTADAVTEIAIQRGVHHVRFALVRRLSTSHPSDLTPGQLLNTVDEDVQQLVSVKQNFSFPVAMFAYLLGTVVAIAQFSLPLGAAVLGGGVATAAVSYFTGKAITKVSGQRRNMESESVSLATDLAQGGRVVRGLGAVDASEQRFDAATAAALAVMLQDAKVSSITTLIRQMIPMIFTLAVLSYGGWLTMHGDISSGQFLTVTLLAVPALSITGYSLGFLTDFWARAVASGRRINKLSEQLAQPRHGEAQRSIHVDSGLTVWAPTTPRARETVHELTEHLVQHRGAIAAPHAVSVFQGTLTDNIDPLQQLSSEEIEQVIEASCSTDVVKRLGGVPHGGVPSALIGESGLNLSGGQRQRVALARVLGMNPEILILDEPTTGLDAVTLDRVTAHVKEFRQGKTTIVITTSRAWAAVADTVIDDKELA, translated from the coding sequence ATGGTGACGTGGTCGTGGCTTGCGCCGGCCACTCCCTCGGTTAGTCGTGACTGTTTGCCACCTCGTGGATGGGGTTCGGGGCCGAAGGCAGCATGGTCAATATTGTGGATGTACCCGTGGGTGAGTATCTACACGGTTGCAGTGATGATCGCTTCATCGCTGGCGTCGGTGGGAGTGTCGGCGGTGATAGGCCGCGCGGTTGACGGCACGCTAGGCAGTGGAACGCTTGCCGACGCTCTAGCTCCGATGGCTGGTGTCGCAGCATTTTTATGGATGGTGTACCTGTGTCAGTCCACCGCTGATGCAGTGACTGAGATCGCTATTCAGCGCGGTGTTCACCATGTGCGTTTCGCGCTGGTGCGACGTCTTTCTACCTCTCATCCGAGCGATCTCACCCCAGGTCAGCTGTTAAATACCGTGGACGAGGATGTCCAACAGTTGGTCAGCGTGAAGCAGAATTTCAGTTTTCCCGTGGCCATGTTTGCCTATCTTTTGGGCACCGTGGTGGCCATTGCGCAGTTTTCGCTTCCACTGGGCGCGGCCGTGCTAGGAGGTGGCGTGGCCACGGCGGCAGTGTCTTATTTCACGGGTAAGGCGATTACAAAAGTTTCTGGTCAGCGGCGCAATATGGAGTCCGAGTCGGTGTCGTTGGCTACAGATTTAGCCCAAGGTGGGCGCGTGGTTCGAGGTCTGGGCGCGGTCGATGCTAGTGAACAGCGTTTCGACGCTGCCACTGCGGCCGCGTTGGCGGTCATGCTTCAAGACGCGAAGGTGTCTTCCATTACCACCTTGATTCGCCAAATGATCCCGATGATTTTTACTCTCGCGGTGCTGTCCTACGGCGGATGGCTCACGATGCATGGGGACATTTCTTCGGGACAGTTCCTCACAGTAACGCTGCTTGCCGTTCCAGCACTTTCGATTACGGGATATTCGTTGGGATTTCTTACCGACTTCTGGGCACGCGCGGTTGCCAGCGGACGTCGTATTAACAAGCTGTCGGAGCAACTGGCCCAACCTCGCCACGGGGAAGCACAGCGCAGTATCCACGTTGACTCTGGACTCACAGTTTGGGCGCCTACGACTCCTCGTGCACGAGAAACAGTGCACGAACTTACGGAACACCTCGTCCAGCACCGTGGAGCTATTGCTGCACCGCACGCTGTCAGTGTTTTCCAAGGCACGCTTACCGACAACATCGATCCGTTACAGCAGCTTTCGTCTGAAGAAATAGAGCAGGTGATTGAGGCTAGTTGTAGTACCGATGTAGTGAAACGCCTTGGTGGCGTTCCCCACGGGGGAGTGCCGAGTGCCCTTATCGGAGAATCCGGCCTCAACTTGTCTGGCGGCCAACGCCAACGTGTCGCCCTAGCGCGGGTATTGGGGATGAATCCAGAGATTTTGATTCTGGATGAGCCCACAACGGGGCTCGATGCTGTGACTCTTGATCGCGTGACGGCACATGTGAAGGAGTTTCGTCAAGGAAAGACCACGATTGTGATTACGACTTCGCGGGCGTGGGCAGCGGTGGCTGACACGGTTATTGATGATAAGGAGCTGGCATAA